DNA sequence from the Bombus pyrosoma isolate SC7728 linkage group LG12, ASM1482585v1, whole genome shotgun sequence genome:
GTAAGCACGTGGTAAACCGGCTTGAGTAGGGTTCTATGACACGTGACAGAATCAACCCCAACCATGAAGTTTGGCCAAATTACCTACTACATCTGAACGCGTGTCACCCCATCGCCAATGCGTCACACATCTATGAAACTGGCCACTGGTCACCCTATTGCCACcatcattaattattatttatttatattcgtatGTAAACGGGAAATAAGATTTTTAACCGTATCATGCTAAAATCAGTAAGACTTAAGAAGCTCGACAAACATGTATAAGCATATTCATGTTTTAATGAAAACCGAAAGCCATTAGACAAAAAACATTCCATTTTTcgcaataaaacgtataaattaagattagagtatctataaattttagtACATTCGGCGTAGTAATTGCTGCGTACTAACTAGATTAGTAATCTTAGGTAGTTAATGATAGACAATTATAGGTCGGAGATCATTATCCGCGAAACGATGGAAACCCGAGAGTAGCGGTGTCGAGTTCGTTTACTCGATTCTCCATAGTATTGCCCGGTACACCGGGTTTTAGTTAATGGAAGGAGTCAATCAATCCTAACTATTACGAAACTAGTGAACCAGTAGCACTAATTATCTCATTTCTCCGCGTCGAGTTTATTGCACCTGGAGATCGCGTACGATCGAAGAATTTGTTGATTAATCGCGTGGCAAACGCCATCAACTCTGCTCTTCAGAATTAATTTCAGTTTGTGCAACGTGACAAGACTTTAATACTAACGAGCCGAAACGAAGGATTTAGCTTTCCGTCCATGATAATATGAATTACAAAcgtttagtttcattttttcaaagtaataaatttgatcGTTTATAacatacgttttatcgataattagAAACTAAATATGGTACATTTCGTAAGGAAATTAGCTAACTAATTACAAAAAACTAAAAGACTTCGTAAACAACTATCTCctttgattttaaatatcaattataagCAAGCGAATCAAATGAATATCGGTACTCGATTAATCACAGTGGAAATTGCAGGTCTGTTATCACTTGACAAATAATTGTACTAATCAGATAATTCGCCAATAAATCACCAAACTTCGGCGAACAAAACAACGTATAAAGATCTGCGTAGACAAGtggcatatacatatatagcgaaatgaaattacaatcgcgattattttcttcgccACAACTCACCCGTGACATCTTGAGCGGTTTGTCGTGGCAAAAAGACGTCTGGTATCAGCGATAACTAGAATGAGAGTGTGAAGGTTGATGTCGGAGGATGGCTGGCGGCGATACAGTTTCTTCAGGGCCTTTTAACGCTCGAGGAAGTTCGATTACGCGTTCGACGCGGGCAAACGGCTGGCCATTACTGAAGCGTCCCCGAAGTCGACCTCGACGCCGACCTCGACGCCGACATCGGTAACAGCGCGACGTCGGCGTCGGCGTCGGCGTCGTGATGCTCCACCACCCGATCTCGATCGCGTGCTTAACCGTGCCCACGCGAGCTCTCTGATTCTAGCTCGATCCACCAGAGACCAGGGATAGTTATTCGCATCGAATACCGTTATTTTGCTAGCACCGTAAACCTAGTTTCACCGATTAACCACGCCAGTTAACAGCTCTCGTGATAACATTTGCCATGTACCTATATCACGTAATTTACGAGAGTCGAACTTTCAAGCTATCGAGAAATGTCTCATTGTATCACAGTTTATCGCGTTGTACATATTTATGGCAATACAAATCTCCTGATCACTTTCTATAGATTTCGTTTATAATTTGTAGATAGCGTgattagaatatttatgaaaaaaagactcatacatgtatattatttccCTTTATGTAGGTTTATGTAGGTATATTGTAGTCATCGAAAGTAGAATTGAGTTAGATTCCAAAATCCTCGACTTAAGTCAGATGTCTTGTTTCACCTGtaaagtataatgtaatagaatTCTCAAACAAATATCTTCCTTGCAATTACTCGGTAAAGCAGGGAGTTCCGCATTATTTCGTGCACGcagggaaaaaatatttctgacgATTCATTAATCGTTCAACTTGTCGTTGGAGGAAATCTGTGGCTGGTACCCTTAACATAATGGTTTCTCGATTTCTTCGTGGAAAACTTTTATCTGAGCCAATCATTTCAGTCACGACATTTAAGCTTTACGAAACAAACCGTGGCGACTCGAAGATTTACGATCAACCAGTGTCATCGAACAGGAAGCAACTATTCGAGACAGTTATTGTTTTCTCAggacaaattatttataatcttacGGCAATAGTAGTGCGACAGAAGACTTtacaaaataatcataaatttaacaggaacaaaattttattaaatttttacagtCACAAATACCATCGACAATACAATCATAGAGGATTAttgttacaaaaaattataataaattaatgttatttgttCGGTGTGGTTTTCCATAAACGTACACTCGGTAATGAAATCCTCGAGAGTGTTTCGACCTGaacttaattttaatgaaattatatccTATCCCACCGGATGTCACCCACATAGCTCCGTTGTTCTCGTCAGATAGGGAATCTACTCCTATACATGTGATCGTCACATCGGCTGGTCCATATTCTGCTTCCACTTCCTGTAGGCGAATAATGCAAATCACTATTAAAAGTCtccttttatatctttaaaactgtttatatctttttgtttacatccattttaatttcttaaatctgTTTAAACATGAAACTTATCGGGGagaatataatgataaaataatgaagtaataaaatagCGCAAAAGGGCACGCGAAATCTCACTGGTAATAATCACGaaacgtaaattaaaaataataccaTTTGATACAATTTCAGTAAAGGATCAGTTTCTCTCAATTTGAACTTTGACAAGAGTCAATGATGCTCGTGTGTCGTAGATGTCTGGTCATCGACATTACCTTGAATTATATGTAGTACGTACTTGATATGCACCGATTCTGTACGATCTTCTGACGTCGTAGTCCCAGATAAGTTGCTCATCTGTCCTTCGTTGACACTGCTCGCTTCTGTAGGCGGCAACGACCAGTAGGttgaacaaaagaaaaaatacaacagATCTCATCCTCTCGTTACCAGATTTGGTCAATTACAACTGAATAGATAGTGATCAATTGAAAAAACACCGCTTGACTAATTAAACACGGCAATTGTGTTGTCAATTGTTCGATTTAAACATCAACAACAGatggaaaatacaatttattatcgaaCAGACCAATGCTGCGTATAGAACTAACAACCGGACTGTATTAATAGCCGACCATCGATACACCGAAAGTTCCCCCTTCTGGTTACGATATGTATTTACTCTCGTTGCACTCTGCCGGACGCTTCTTCGTAGAGATTAGATTACAACCGTGGTATCTTACATCGTATTCCTCGCTTCTGTTATTTCGACTAACTCCATCAATTCTACCACCGTGATTCAATTACGATTCAATGTACTTTCGATGATATCAGTAATTATACCAACTTTTTATTTGCTTTCTCAAAGTAATTTAGTCTTTTTCTAACAAGCGttgcaaaaaaaaattaaagaaaaagactAAAGTGCATCTGTTAGAAGGTATACTCATGTTTACATTAGTATGAAAATCGAACCACCGCGAGTCCGTGCGTTTTAAGTAGTATAATCTTGTAATAGCCAGACGTTGCAGCGAGTTTCACGTTGCTTTAAGAATAAGGCGGAAACTTTGGCacttatttaaaacatattgaATATGTAAGCTCTCTTAGATAATTTTTAGCTTTCGATGAGGACCAATACCCTTAGACTGCTTATTAGTGATTTGGTTGATCGTGTATTGTATTGCCaaagaaaattcatagaaattgtgagttatattattatttaaattttttctgcaaacaattaaaaaacagacaatgcaaattttaacaaaatgtgCGTATCAAAAAATATCGCTGAAGTAAAGAATAGTTCTCGCATAAGAAGCGTATCGATGCGTTAAACGTTCTTGCCACTAGGAAATTAGCGGTAAGGTGTAAGTTGTGGCAGTAAACGGACCATTGGTATGCGAGTCAGGTGAATCTGTTCACACAGTGCAGTACCTGGAACCATGTGGTACGCATTACCTAAGAAAATGACTTTCCTTATTCCTAGTCAAATCAAGCTAAGAGCTTTCAAGCTTCCTTCTACCATACCTTTCATCTATAACGCGGCCACAAACAAACACTTCGACAGACTTTGATGGAAAAAATGTGAGAATAGTTGTTGGactgaataattattaaacgacTCTGAAGTCTTCTTTCGTAGTCCAATACCTTTTATTACTTTCCTACTTTTTCGAAATCGAGGGTTAACGTATGCAATACTAAATATGTCGGACAAtcgtaaacaaaaattaatcgaagtcGTTAATTCTGAGAAATCAAAATCGTATGACGAATTCTTACAAGATATTATACAGGCAATCATGTACGTAACTGATAAATCGGTGATTTTACTgttgaaacgaaagagagagaatcaTGATAATCGTAAGCCTGTCCTCGGATAACAGGGGTCGACggcgaaacaaaaattgaacaaCTTGCTTAAAAAATAAGCCATTACGAATCATCACTTTTTTCACCATGAAATCAGATTAAAAGAGACGCTTCTGAACTCGGCTTGGTGACAGTTCGATCTGTCTATTCTGGATATTTaatatctgaaaattattttgggAATGAAAAGTACTCTATTTCGTTTCtctgaaaaaatatacgtattttatatgGCTTTCTATGTTCTTCGAAAGCTTTCTATTAAATCTTTCCTCTGTATGCCGAACAACTATTGAGTTCATCGTATGTGTAAGGTGCAATTAAAGTCCACATCAATTTTGGCAAATGAGCAATTTCCTTTATATGCTGTCTCCAAATGaaatggaaacaaaaaaataaggTGGTCCACGTATTGATTTATTTCACCGGCCGTCGTCAAGGAACTGCATTTCGATATTATCGCATGATAAGATTGCGTTACACATTTGGTCGCTCCGTTTTCCGATCTTCACCTTTCATCCTGTTTCATCGTGAAAACAACCCCCATTTTACCTGTATGATCTATCAATGATATTTACGATCGTTATTAATCCCCCGTCACATTCTTGTGCAAGGAAAATGTCATGCGATCACGGAAATCTACTTTGACCTAAACATACAATAGCATGCTTGAGTATAAATCCCTCATGACACATATCCTTacctttattttattgtttaacaaatataaaagttcGAGTAAAACTGATTCGACTCGATGAATTTcctaatttaaaatttaattgtatgcATCTGAAAAAGATGCTAATTAACTTCTTATCGTGTGAGTTTTAGATAAAGAGAAGGGAGAAAGGatcagagagaaagagagagagagagagagagagagagagagagagagagaaattagTGACAAAATTACATGTTCATTCAGACAGTTGACAACAgctgaagataaaaatttgctgggaaggaagaaagaaaaaatgacgagagagaaaagaagaaaaccaGATGGGTGATAATACCGACAGCATCTCTCGAACTGGTGACCCTTGCCTTTCAAAGTCCGTTAAGTGCCCTCCGAGTCACTCGTATATACAACGAATTATTTACTGCTTCAGCAATGCAATCGAGCAATCCGATTAATCTTGCTCGTACACTGGTCAAGAACTTGTTTGTTGTTATTGCTGAATCAGATATGTACATTCATGCATTGATCGATGAGTGTCTATGGACAATGCGTTCGCCGATCACTCTAAGGCGATAGTTTTGATATCTACTGAactttgatataattttatattacgtcAACAATACGTAACCGAGATTGTCTCTTACTTCATAGAATTAGTTTCTTGTTTGAAAAACAAGCCAATGACATAAAAGTTTGagtatgaaattatgaaagGAAGGTTACGTATTTCAACTATTTTTGATGCAGAGTTTATGTTGTTTAATTGTCGAtaaatgaagaataattttaatgcgttatattaaaaaatattccgttCTGAACAACTTTTATTGATAcgttcattattttcataatgtgcTCACGAGTATTTACACGAATTTTAGTTAATTCGACTccttataaaatatcaaatactataaatatacagaaattcTGCAGCACCTCGGTATTCGtcgagaaatagaaaaaagtttGTAAACCAACCCGCTCTTGAACAAAAATCGTCGCAACATCCTCTTATCCGCTTAGTATGAATAATAGGtcaattaacattatttataatttatcggGTTTGATGTAACAATGTgtaatgaatgaaatataaaatataaaatatattaatagtgTTTGTATGTAGGTATGCGCGCATGCTTATTTACTAGGTAAAGTTCATTGTCGAATCATCGGtgcagagaaataaaaaaagaaattcgaattGAATACGAGAAAAGACATGTGTGTCCACTGTACacgaaatataattgtacattTGCGAAACACGAAATTTTCACTTAATTTTCTCAGCACTATAGCAGTCTATGAAGATAGGAACATACGTTAAATTGCAGCGCGCAAAAGTGGTTTGTCTAACAGCAACGGCACGTGATTCGAAcgtgtatattttcttctgcttgttcattttttttttttaattcacatCCACTTTGTTTGTGATTTCAGCAgtatttattatcgataaagATGAACTTGACCTTTGAAATCTATAGATTTCCCGCACGAATTCTCCCTTCCCTTGTATCGTTCGActcgatttttctattttcaagcACAGGAATTCGTTCGTTCAATCCGTATCTCCGAATACTGGCTGCCTTCGTGAAATCGCTCGAAACCATGCAGGCTCGTTTCTCAATCATTCcattctgttttcttttgcTCTGACTCCGTTTACGCGATTGCTTTAAAAAATGGACTTTATTAGTGTTCATTAAGATACAGTTCGCTAAATTTCAGCTAAAATTACTGCACTACCGCCAATGGTGGATGTTGTACCGGCTGTGCTCGAATTATGCCTGCGAGGCGTCTGAATGGTAATTGAAGATGGTAGTAGGCACAATATGGCAGTGGGTCCCAATAAGCGAAAAGAGCTTCTCGTTTGTCGAGTACGGTGCCTAACAGGTGAGGAACGGTCTCTCCCGCTGATCTTTTCAGTGCATAAGATATTCCATTCGGTAGCAAATGCCTGTCCGACGTAGTAAAGACTCCTGAATTTTGTCTGGAGAAGTGTCTGCAGGGTTTCCATACCAATCGAGGATGAATTCCCGTGTGACAGATGTAGGGTAAGCTAACGCCTACTCGACAGCCGATTGGCACTAGTTCTCCTTCTTCCGTTACGGCTAATCTGAAGCTCAAGTGCCCGTTGATCCTGGTGCTAAACAACCGAACGAAAAATCTGTCGAGCCACTCCATTATTTCTGGATGTTCTTCAGGTATCAAGCCTCGCTCTTCGTCCACCAAGCAAGTCACGTTGGCCACGATCTTCGACTCCTTCACCGTAGTGCAAGTAATATAGTGTCTGCCGCCAGGGtcacgtattactatacaaggTTTACTTTCGCTAATCTCGTACTGCTGGTTTCTGAATTCCCTTATAGTCGGAGGCAGTATCATCCTGCTTCGATCTCTCATTCCGACTGGTCCTGCAGCTAGCATCAAGTATCTTCCAGTGGAGAACGCATTCTGTTCGTACATTCTCGAAACATCTTGCATAGAGCGTAAAACGACATGACAGGGGGTCGATAGACCTAATGTTTGACATCTTTGCAAAAGTTCCAAGGGATCGTCCAGAGTTGTCACTTCACTGGTACCGGGCACGAAACACTCACAACCCATTATCTCCAGGTAAGGTTTCGCTAAGGCGTCGTAGTAGGCCGTGTTACTAGCACTCACCGGAATATAATAAACGGCCTTCTCTTTTTGGACAATGTCTTTTAACGCTTTGATGTACTCGATCGCGTTTCCAGGTCCTGGTTTCGGAATTGTGT
Encoded proteins:
- the LOC122573792 gene encoding uncharacterized protein LOC122573792, with the translated sequence MPACTSENVSRFWSSSPPISRSNSVSPPIPSSPLSTSPPLISPISTLKRSVSNVSNHSNASNISQSSNNSGTPTVIFSPKRQQQHQQHQQRLQLSYQVQPTQGQDHNRNDSLLLKILSVYVDMLYVVLQGIICVITYAIWAPALGASIWVYMLWLIFQFPLTTFKWFLTVLYIPVSERTRTKRCVLISGGSTVQTVHLARNFYKAGARVVICELEGLFSLAKFSTACSKFYTIPKPGPGNAIEYIKALKDIVQKEKAVYYIPVSASNTAYYDALAKPYLEIMGCECFVPGTSEVTTLDDPLELLQRCQTLGLSTPCHVVLRSMQDVSRMYEQNAFSTGRYLMLAAGPVGMRDRSRMILPPTIREFRNQQYEISESKPCIVIRDPGGRHYITCTTVKESKIVANVTCLVDEERGLIPEEHPEIMEWLDRFFVRLFSTRINGHLSFRLAVTEEGELVPIGCRVGVSLPYICHTGIHPRLVWKPCRHFSRQNSGVFTTSDRHLLPNGISYALKRSAGETVPHLLGTVLDKREALFAYWDPLPYCAYYHLQLPFRRLAGIIRAQPVQHPPLAVVQ
- the LOC122573796 gene encoding uncharacterized protein LOC122573796, whose protein sequence is MRSVVFFLLFNLLVVAAYRSEQCQRRTDEQLIWDYDVRRSYRIGAYQEVEAEYGPADVTITCIGVDSLSDENNGAMWVTSGGIGYNFIKIKFRSKHSRGFHYRVYVYGKPHRTNNINLL